A window of Roseburia hominis A2-183 genomic DNA:
TCGCCAGCCAGCCAGGCACGTTCCTCTCTGAACTTCTCCATGGCCGCCACATAATCTTTTTTATATTTCTCCGCAATCTGCATGTAATACTCGGCAAAAGAATTGATGTTCCAGATCACTGCCCGTTTTTTCAGATCCGCGATCAGCGTCTCATTTCCGGAAGCAAGTACACCCAGACGCAGTCCCGGTACACCGTAGGACTTTGAAATACTCTTTACCACGATAAGCTTTGGATACTGTTCCAGCAGTTCCTCTGTGAGCATCTGATTATCCGGTTCATCCGCAAAATCTGAAAAAGATTCATCCCAGATCAGCGTGATCTGCTCCCTGTCACACCACGTCAGTAGTTTCATCTGCTCCCCGTGATCCAGATAATTTCCGGTCGGATTATCCGGGTTGATCATGACCAGACAGGAGATCGGGTGTGCCGTAAAGTAAGCGATCACATCCTCCGCCGTATAGGAAAAATCTTCCGTCTGCGGCACAAAGATAACCGACCTCTCCGTAGGAAAACGATTTGGATATTCCTCAAAAGTCGGACGGATAAATCCGCAGTTTCCTCCGATCTGCTCCATTACCTCTTTGATCAGCTCTGCCGCACCGTTGCCCACCACGATGTGTTCCGGACGGACAGCAAAATTTTTTGCCGCCAACAGCGCATTCACACGCATGCCGGATGGATACTGGGTCAGAAGTACATCAAAATTCGCCTGCAGTTCATCTTTCAGTTTCTGTGGCGGAAAATACGGGTTAACCAGATAGCAGAAATCCAGAAGTTTCGGATATCTCCAGTAGCCGCCATACCTTGCCCCCAGCAAAGAGACACGCTCATCTTCACTCTCTGCAAACAATGTCGTTGCAATATCCAGATCCTGCACATCATCAATCTCATACCACCGTTCTCCATGCAGCCGCTTTGCTTTTATGACCGGCTCATCCAGAATCGAGATCACACTCAAAACCTGTTCATAATATTCATTATTTCCCAATGCCTTCTGGTATGCTTCGAGGAATGGCACATAACGGTTTCTTGCAAATTCCCTGCTAAACTTATACAGATTGACTGTCTTATAGTAGGAGTCCTGTTCGCTGAATTTAAATTTCTTTCCAGGCACAAATTCTATAATGCGATCTTCTTCATCCAGTTTCACGACCGTACCATCCATCCAGCGTTCATACTTATCCACCAGTGCCAGCGTGTCTCTTGGATCATCGACCAGCGCACGCAGAACGGCTTCCTCAAAAATAATATCCGATTCCAGAAGCAGAGTATCTTCTTTTAGCAGATACTCTTTTGCAAGAGCCAGAGAATAGATATTGTTCGTCTTATCATAGATCTCATTGTTGATATACACGACCGGTGTCTGAACCGCAAGTGTACCGATATAATCGATCAGTTTCTGCCCTTCATAGCCCACCACGATCACGATCTTAGAAAGTCCTAACCGGTCCAGCTGTCCGAGAGCCCGCTCGATCAGAGAAATCCCGTCCACTTTGACCATACATTTTGTATTATCCTGTGTCAGCTCCTTGAGCCGCTTTCCCATTCCTGCTGCTAAAATAATTGCCTGCATCCTTCTCCTCCTTACGCTTCTACGCGGTACGCGGTATAGTTATGCTGCGGTTTTTGTGCTTCCTTCGGTGGAAGCTGCATATAATCCCCATATGATGTCGTAAGCATACGGTCATACTCCTTTGGTACCATGACCTGCATATCGCAGAACGGCAGTCTGGTTACCTCTTCAAAATACTCTTTTTCAAACAGTTCCGGTTCCCACACAATACATCCGGCATACCGGCTGTCCTCCCACCGGTATCTGTTTTTATAGGATTCCAGTTTGTTAAGGAAATAAGCCAGTCCCCTTTTTTTTGCATAGCGGTAAAGCAGATATCGATCCAGGCAACGATAACTTTTTCCCGGCTTTTCAAACCGAATCCGCGAAGCATAGTAACTACCCGCAATCAACTGCTGTCTGTAGTGCATTACTCGCTCCCATTCTTTTTCGTCGCTTCCCATCGGATCGATTGGATAGATATCCACGAAAACGCCCATTCCGCACGAGATCTCATTATCCACTTCGATCGGGTATTCTACATTGCACACCCGGGTAATCATATGTGGATAACCAGCATTGTTACGGTTGTTAAAAATCTTGTATGGCACAAGTTCCTGTTCGTGCTCTTCAAAGTATGCAAGAAATTTTTCATAATCTTCCCGAATCATCATCATATCCAAATCATCATCCCACGGAATAAACCCCCTGTGACGTACAACGCCAATCAGCGATCCATATGCCATAAAATACCGGATTCCGATCTCTTCCGCAATCGCATCGATTTTCTTCAATATGGCAAGTGTTACCTCATGTATTTCCTCGATTGACATTTCTATCCGCTTCATACTCTTTCTCCTGTCATTTTTTCCAAAATCGTTTTCTGATCTTCTCCGTAATCTGAAATTGTTTTTCCAGCCATAGGCATGTCCACGCCGCACATAAAAGCAGTAATCCCCACCGGATCCATCCATGTTCCATTAGAAGCAGGGAGAGTGCCCCGGCTGCCACGGCGGAAATTCCGTACAGGATCATCTTTTTCGTATCAAAAATACAAAAGCCCTGTACCCGCGTGGCAATGAAATAGTGAAATACAAAATACAGCACATAGGTCGCAAGTGTGGTGTATGCGGCTGCAACATAGCCAAAACGCGAAATAAACCACAGATTCAGCAGGATATTGATCCCCGCCGCACACGCGGTACCGATGGCAATATATTTCGTCTTTTCATGATAATACTCCACACTTGACGGCAGTGTATAAAGGAACATAAAATAGCCGCCTACGACAATCGGTATGACCGTATATTTTGCATCCCAATACGCCTTTGCACCAAGCAGCATCACAAGTTCCGGCGTGCCGAGCATAACCATTACAGAAAACAATAGCATTCCAAATGCGTATTTGCTGCTCTGTCTTCGGATCTCCTCATACTTTTTCTGCTGCATCTGCTCGTAAAACCACGGTCCCCAGACATTGTCCAGCGAATTTGCCGTGACATTGATGATTGAAAAAATATTGTACCCAAAACTGTAGATTCCTGCCTCTGCACTTCCGATCATACTCTTTATCATGATCCGATCAAATTGGGATAAGATCACCTGTGAAATGCCATGTGGGATCAACGGTAGACTGTATGTTACTGCATAAGTGACCTGCTCCCGGTTCCATTTGGGTCTTCTTTTTTTCCAGAAATACCAGATCAGCACAACCGCGATCACCATCACTGGCAATGCATTTCCGATGATACGTCCGGTTGCACGGTCATCCTTGAAAAATCCCAGAATCAGGATCACGGACATTCCCAGGTTCCCCAGTGCATTGAATGCGGAGATCTTTAAAAACGAATCATAACGGTAATCCAGCCCGACATACACATTAAAAAACTGGATCAGTGCCGTACCAAAACTGTCAAACAGCAGCAGATTGATGATGAATCTGGAAAAACCGGTCAGTCCCGCATACAGAGGATATGTGAGATTGGCAAGAAAAAGCCAGACAGCCAGACTGACCAGCATCACCAGAATACAGTTGGAGTTATACCGGTCAAATTCTTCTTTGTACCGGTATTTCGCATTTTTCAAACTGGTATGCAGTGCAATCCCCACCAGCAGGAACATAATGCCCTGATAAGCGAGATACGTATTAAAAATACCATAATCCGAGGTATCAAGAAGACGCGAGAACAGAGGAACTGTTAGAAAGCTCAGTCCCTTCAGCAGATAATTTCCGATTGTATAGCCGATGCCGGCCTTGATTACCTTGTTCTCCTCACTCATAGCTGTCCTATTTCGATTCTTTCATCAGACCGAGAAACGCCCGGTACGATTTGGTGATCTGTGTATAGTAAAAAATCTTGGCATCGCATACATCGCTGTACAGCTTCCTTGTCGTCACAGCCTCTTTATGAATGCAGGTGACCTCCGGCGAATACAGCATCCGCAGTCCGCTCTTTGCCGCCAGATAGTAGAGAATCTCCTCCTCCGCATACAAAAAGGTGCCTTCCCAGAAGCCATCATACACTTTGAAGAAATCTCTTGAAAACACAAGGCAGCATCCGTGGAGCAGCACTCCCTCGCGCTCCTCGCCGACTCTGCTGTCCGCCGCTACCGCCTCGCCGTCCACCTCGCGGGTCGCTCCGGTGCCACGCGACAGATCGCCTCCGTTCTTCTTCCCCAAGAACAGCTTGGACATCCGGTAGCTCATCGCCCGGATCCAGGATGATAAGATCTGCTTTCGCATATAGTTCAAGGTATAGCTGCGCTTCTCCGCCACCGGGTTAAAGTGCTGCGTGCGGGTCGCGTCCACAACATCCGCGCCCAGTATCGCATACGGCTTTCTGTCGTAGATCTCAAACAGGCGCTCACAAAAATCCGGCTGTTCAAACAGGATGTCACTGTTTGCAGCGACGATCAGATCCGGATCATAGTGCTCTCTCGCATAGCGGATGCCGAGATTGTTCCCTCTGGCAAATCCGAGATTCTCTCCCGACGCGATCACGCGCACCCGTTTTTCATCGATAAAATGTTCCGCAAGCCACTCCTCGCTCCCGTTTCCGGAACCGTTGTCCACGATGACAATATGCATGTTTTTCCAGGTCTGCGTCGAAAGGATCGACTCTGCACATGCGGCGGCTTCCTCGTATGTTTTGTAATTTAAGATGACATAGCAAATCGTTCTCATCGGCACTGTCTCCCTGAATTCTTATGCGCCCGAGTATCTGGTCTTCGTGCCAAGGATAATGCGGACATACGGGGTGATGGAACGCACGATTGCCGTTCCGAGTCCAAAATACTTGTGCAGGAAATGGAACCAGTCCCGAAACGGCAGTCCCTTTCTGCTCTCCTTGAGCTTAATGCGCTGCATCTTTGGCAGCGACTCGTCCTGCCAGGTTCCCTTCAGGCTGCCGTCGTTGCACTGCCCGATGAACTTCGGGAAAATACGGATCTCATATCCCATCCGGCTGATGGCGAGTCCGTAATCAAAATCACCGATACTGTGCTGATAAAACGGGTCAATCGACACTTTCATGAAAATGTCATGCGGAATGATCGCGCAGTTCGCGTTAAACGTGTCAAAACAGATGTCCTGCGCCTCCGGGCCGTATTTTTTGTACTTGATGCCCTTGACGTACTTGATGCCGCCGTAGCTCATCCTGCCGTCATCCCCGCACATCGCCCCGACCATGACCTTATCCGGTGCAAACAACGGGAGCATCTCGTCGAAAATGCCCGGCACAAACTTCGTGTCGTCGTTCATCAGCATATAATACTCGTAATCGGGATGCACCTTTTTGGCGTGCTCGATCGCCTCATACATGCCGCGGTTCCAGAACAGTCCGCCGTCGCCGTTGATTAAATCGATCTCATACGGCATCGCCGCCAGCATCTCATCCGTGCCGTCCGTGCTGCCGTCATTGACAATCACATAATCAAAGGTGACATTTTTGTTCTGCCCGAGCAGCTCCATGCTCTGCTTTGTGAGTTCTCTCCGGTTGTAACAGGTAAAAATTGCCAATACTCTCATAAGCTCTGTCTCCAACATTTTCTTCTTTATCTCTATGCCTGACCAATATAGTTTTTCCGGAATACGGCATGGTAGATCCTCTTTACCCGGCTCGGCTCTGAGATCTTTATCAGTTCTTTTTTGAGCCGCTTACGGATCTGTGGCATCTCTGCAATCACATCCGGGAACTGTGTGATGACCCGATCCGTCTTTAAGGCATGCACTGCTGTCGGAGCCTCCCCGCCACAGTGTACGCCACTGCCGTCCCAGCCGTCATTCCCGACCAATGATTTTGTCGGAGCAAGGATCAGTCCGTCCAGTAAAAAAGTGCTGTAATACCAGCGGATCGCCCAGGAATTGGTCTTCTCATCCTGCTTCTGCATCTTTAAAAGTTGATAAAAATTATAGGTATTATCATAATTAAACCGTCTTCGGTATGCCGTATCTGTCTTTAACTTCTCCCAGCCAAGTGCCTCCGCATCAAAGTAACTCCACCTGTCTGCCCAGGTCGCCCATGACCAGCTCGTCCCTGTCAGACCGCAGAGATAGGATTCGCTGTCATAGTCTGTTCTATCATCCAAAAAGGAAAACCCGGTGACTCCGGTCACCTGTTTTTCCTTCTCATAACGATCCAGTCCATCGTTCATAAAACGCAGGAAATAACGGTTTGTCACAAGGTCATCCTCCAGGACGATCACCCTGCCATAGCGGTTGACGATCTCCGTCACACCCTCTATCACGTTTCGGGCAAGCCCGTAGTTCTCTTTCCGCACAATCAACGATACATTTGCAAATCCCTGCACCGTACCGACATACTCCCGGATCTCCTGTACTTTTGCTGCATCTGCCTCCTTTTTCGCCGCATCGGAAAATACAAACAGTTCTGTCTTCTCCGCCAGCTCATTGGCAGCCAGTGCTTCGATCGTATGTTTCGTATGCTCCGGCCGGTTATAAGTAAACAACACGACCGGCGCCATCATTCTCTCACTCATATCCACCGCTCCTAATCCTGCGCCTTCGCCCAGTCCACATAAGCCGCAATTCCATCGGAAAGTTCCATCTGCTTCTCATATCCAAGCTTTCTTAACAGGGAAATATCTGCTCTCCAGTTTCTCGGATCACCTTCTTTTACTGCCCCATTAAAAGATACGATATTTTGGGGCGCGCCCAGCTTTTCTGCATAAATCTCTGCCAGTTCCCGGATCGATACTTCTTCGCCGTTCGCCACATTGATGACCGCCTCCGGTCCATCGTAAGATAAGATCAGATCAATTGCACGCATGATATCCGAGACATGAATAAAATCTCTCGTCTCCTCCCCCGTTCCAAACAGTTCAATTCTCCCAGTATTCTGATACTTCTGATATATGTCCCACAACAGCTGCTTGCGCAGTCCGTTTCCATAAGCAGAAAAAATACGGATACTGCGGATGTGATAACCATGAATGCGGTTATAATACTCACACAATTCCTCTCCCATATGCTTGTGCAGTCCATACGGTGACATCGGTGCAGCTACATCGGACTCCCTCACCGGAAGCTGTCTGGGATTGCCATACACACCGGCACTGGAAAGGAATATAATCTCCGGTCTCTTCTCAAAAGATTTCAAGGCAAGCAGCAGCTGATAAAGGCTGTGCAGATTTCCATCCAGATCTGCCATTGGATTGACAACCGAAGCTCCCACATTGGCACTTCCCGCGCAGTGCAGGATCACATCCGGCTGCACACCGGTAAAAATCGCCGCCATCTCTGCAGATTCCTGTGACATATTGCACTGATAATAGGTCATGGTATCGTCCGGTTCTCTCTCTCCACTGTAATTTGCTGCAAGATCCAGTCCCGTAATCTCATATTCTTTTTCAAAATATTCCTTTGCGTGTCTCCCAATAAATCCGTTGACACCGGTTATCACCATTTTTTTCATCGTTATCTCCATTCCGGGGATTTCATGCCGGTCAGCCCTTTGGTCTACACAAAGATATTTTCCAGTCCCCTTGCGTATGCTTCCGCTTCACGGTACATGTTTGCAATTCCCTTCTCCATGTCACCTGCAAAATATGCAGTATGCTCCGGCATGTCTGCCTTTTCTGCCGTCTCGACAAGAAGCTGTGCCAGTGCCTTCGGGTCGTGCGGATCAAACAAAACGCACTTTTCATTTTTCTGCTCCCTGTGCACCGGAATATCCGACAGCAGCACTGCCTTATCCAGTACCTTGGCATCTTCCAGTACCGTTCCCCATCCCTCACATAAAGATGGCTGCACGATAAAGGCAGCATTTTTCATAATGCAAAGCTGCTCCGTGCGCTCCACAAAACCAAGCAGTTTGATACTGCCTGCCACCGGCTGTGCCTCCATGATCTTCTTTAATTCATCGATATATTCCGGGTTGCGGTAATCCTTAAGATTTCCCGTAAATACAAAATCATAATCTGCCAGAAGCCCCTGCTTTTTTAACAGTTCAATCGCTTTTACCGCCACCACATGATTTTTGTGTTTCCAGAACTGGTTCGGCAGATAGATATATTTTCTCTGCAGCCCGAATTTTTCCGCTACCTCGTGCTCCAGCTTTGGCGTGATGGCACGCAGTTCCGGCTCAATGTAGGAAACAAAATGTATGACCTGCACCTTACACTGATGTTCCGGATAAAACCGCTCCAGATCATTCTTTGCATCCTCACTGCTAAGCACGAGCGGATTGGAAAGTTCCGTCATTCTGCGGTCCGTGACATCTTTTCTTGCCAGCTCCTCCGGCTTAAAAAACTCCGGCAGCGTCTTATGCTGGAAATCCGGTATCCAGAAGATCCCTCTGGAAGCAAACAGACTGCCGATGCGGTTGAGTTCCAGTGCGTAGCAATACTTCACGCCGTGCAGCCAGATCAGGTTCATCTCATAAAGTGCCAGCTTCACCTTGTTCGTCCCGTCATAGATGCGCAGATCAATTCGGTTTCCAAAACAGGTAAAAATATCCGCATGTTCCGGATCAATCAGTACCACAATCCGGTATTTCTTTGTGATCTCTTCACTCTGCAGACAGCTGAATATAATATTTTTCAGATAGTACAGACCACCAATCCATCCGCGGTTACCAAGTCCGTTAAATAAAATCTTCTTCATGCTCATGCCTTTCCTGTTACATAATGCAGTGCATCAATACATCCCTTTGCCACTTCCTGGAAAGAAAATGCGTGCGCGAACTCATAGCTTTTCTGTCCCATCTCTGCAAGCCGCTTTTCATCCGCAAAAATCTGATCAATCTTCGCTGCAAAAGCAGCCGTGTCTTCCGGGTCTATAATACAGCCGTTTTCTCCTTCCTGTACCAGGTCAAACGCACCGTCCGCATATTTTGATGAGATTACAGGAAGAGACGCACACATTGCTTCCAGGATCACCAGTCCAAAGCAATCTTCTCTGGTCGGCAGGATAAATACATCTGCATTATGGTAAAGCTCCCGCAGCGGTTCTCCCTCAACATATCCCAGAAAGCGGATGCGGGATGTGATCCCAAGCTTTTTTGCCTGTTCCATCAGTGCTTCCTTCTCCTGCCCTTCACCTACGATCGTAAGGCAGATATCCTCCCTGGTCTGTGCAAGTGCCGGAAACAGCAGATCCAGTCCTTTTCTCTGAATCAGACTGCCCACATACAAAAGTTCTCTTCCACCATACTCCGTTTTCTTCTGCAGATATTTCTGAATATCCACCGTGAGATAGGAAATGAAACATTTTTTTTCATCTGCCCCATAAGCAATCTGCGCCTGTCTCGATGCCGTACTGCTCGCCACAAACGCTGCCGCACGCTTTATAATATAACTGCGGGACATACGCTGCACCTTTCCGATATTTTTTTCGGAATTTAATGTACCGTCTGTCCAGCTGATAAACGGAATCTTTTTTTTCTGACACCAGTGCACCGCTCGCAGGATCGTCGGATTATACTCCATGGCAAACACGAGATCCGGATGGATCTCCTGTAGTGTCTTTTCCACGCCGACCGGAAGAAATATATACCGGTCATCAAAACGTTTGCGGATGATGATCGTCTTTGACTTTAAAAAATGTGCATTTTTCAGTTCGGCAAGTTCCACACTCCACTTCCGGTTCTCCATTCCTGCACCGGAAAAAATAACATGAAACTCATATTCCGGATAATGCTCCTGCAAGTATGCAAAAAAATCCACACGATACGGAGATGGAATATTGGTGATAAATACAGCTTTTATCATTTTGATATATCCTCATAGATCTTTATTAGTTTCTGGTAATTATCCTCCGGGCGCAGCCTGTCGGCGTAAAAAGATCTCGCATTTTTCTTGAGCACAGACAGATCCATCGTGTCAAATTTTCTGACCTTCTCTGCCAGATCCTCCGATGAATTATAGGTAAACTTCACGCCCGTAATCCCATCCTTTACCATACCTTCCATATTCCCGACCCTGCCCGCGATTACCGGAACACCATAAGAATACGCCTCAGCAATGGTCATCGCAAACGCCTCATAACACTGCGATGTCATGATGACCGCCTTCGCCTGATAGAATTTCTCGGACATCTCCTCCTTCTGCAGATATCCAAGGAATTTAACATTGTCCATATGATGCTCCTTGACATAAGTCTGCATCTCTTCCATCATCGGTCCGTTTCCCGCCACATAGAGTTTTTTATCCGGCAGTTTTTCAAATGCTTTTACTGCAATATCAATGCCCTTTAGTGCCTCCACACGACCGGCAAACAGGAAATATTCCTCCTCTGCCTGTACTTCATTCGGCACAATCTCTTCTGCAAAGGTAAAGTTCGGCTTGATGTAGACGCGGTCTGCCTTTACAATCTCGCGTCTGGTATCCAGGGACTCCAGCAGCTTTTTCCGGTTGAACTCCGTCAAACAGATAAAATTGACTTTCCGGTATGTCCCCACAAACCGGTGAATCTGTAAGATCGCCGCACTGACAAAAGACTGCAACTTGCTGTTGCGGTAGCATTTGTGACGGATCGCGCAGTGCATTCCATGTGCCACGCACTCCTCGCAGATGACATTATCCCGGAAAAAGGAACCCGCCGGACAGAGCATACGAAAATTGTGCAGTGTCTGTACGACCGGAACCCTACAGCGGAATGCCGCATAGAACACTGACGGGCTGACCATCGTAAGCGTATTGTGCACATGTACGATGTCAATGTTGTTCTCACGGATCAGCCTTTTTACCTCACGATATGTTTTCAAGGAAAAGACTGCTGTAAACGGCAATAACAGCTTTCCAGCAATTCCCTTTTCATTCAGTTCACTGTTGGAACGGTAATAGGTGTAGACTTTGTGCCCATGCTCTTCCAGCAGACGTTTTTCATTGCGTACAACGACATCTTCTCCGCCCGGGATCTGATAAAAATTGTGTATCTGTAAAATCCGGTAATTTTTCATATCTTCCTCATTTCTCTATGCCCGCAGTGTTCTGGTCCAGAATATCCGGATACAGCAGAATTCCACACAGAAGAATGAACGGATTCATAAAACCGTTCATTACAAACTGCTCTAACACTCCATAGAGTGCAAATGCCGTGATCATAGCCAATTCTTTATAATGTCCCTCACGATAAAGGCGCATCAGTGTCTTCTGCACCAATACAAAGAAGAATACTGCAACAAGCCCGCCGCAATACAGGAATACATACATATAAGTATTATCGATCAGTCCATAATACTCTCCGTAAAAGAGTTCCTGTACCCTCGGAAACAGAGAAACACCCTGTGCCTTATAGTAGCTGCTCATAATATAGCTTCTTCCCGATACCAGATGATTTAACAGGTGCATAAACGAGTTGCCTCCGTCATAAAAAATCATCACCAGAAGGCTGAAGATGGCTCCCGCCGGAACAGAAAGCGTAAAAATTACTTTATACCTGTCCTTTGCAATCTTCTCAAAAATGATCAGTGCCCAGGTAAAGAAAAATACCGCGATTCCTGTCCGGCAGAACGTGAGTTCATAGAAGATCAGCGCCACAGCCGAAGTTCCGATGAACCACCAGAGATTTAATTTTTCATAATTATAGTATAACAAAAGCAGTATTGTCAAAAAAAACTGCCAGAAATGCCGTATTCG
This region includes:
- a CDS encoding lipopolysaccharide biosynthesis protein, translated to MSEENKVIKAGIGYTIGNYLLKGLSFLTVPLFSRLLDTSDYGIFNTYLAYQGIMFLLVGIALHTSLKNAKYRYKEEFDRYNSNCILVMLVSLAVWLFLANLTYPLYAGLTGFSRFIINLLLFDSFGTALIQFFNVYVGLDYRYDSFLKISAFNALGNLGMSVILILGFFKDDRATGRIIGNALPVMVIAVVLIWYFWKKRRPKWNREQVTYAVTYSLPLIPHGISQVILSQFDRIMIKSMIGSAEAGIYSFGYNIFSIINVTANSLDNVWGPWFYEQMQQKKYEEIRRQSSKYAFGMLLFSVMVMLGTPELVMLLGAKAYWDAKYTVIPIVVGGYFMFLYTLPSSVEYYHEKTKYIAIGTACAAGINILLNLWFISRFGYVAAAYTTLATYVLYFVFHYFIATRVQGFCIFDTKKMILYGISAVAAGALSLLLMEHGWIRWGLLLLCAAWTCLWLEKQFQITEKIRKRFWKK
- a CDS encoding glycosyltransferase, translating into MKKILFNGLGNRGWIGGLYYLKNIIFSCLQSEEITKKYRIVVLIDPEHADIFTCFGNRIDLRIYDGTNKVKLALYEMNLIWLHGVKYCYALELNRIGSLFASRGIFWIPDFQHKTLPEFFKPEELARKDVTDRRMTELSNPLVLSSEDAKNDLERFYPEHQCKVQVIHFVSYIEPELRAITPKLEHEVAEKFGLQRKYIYLPNQFWKHKNHVVAVKAIELLKKQGLLADYDFVFTGNLKDYRNPEYIDELKKIMEAQPVAGSIKLLGFVERTEQLCIMKNAAFIVQPSLCEGWGTVLEDAKVLDKAVLLSDIPVHREQKNEKCVLFDPHDPKALAQLLVETAEKADMPEHTAYFAGDMEKGIANMYREAEAYARGLENIFV
- a CDS encoding NAD-dependent epimerase/dehydratase family protein, coding for MKKMVITGVNGFIGRHAKEYFEKEYEITGLDLAANYSGEREPDDTMTYYQCNMSQESAEMAAIFTGVQPDVILHCAGSANVGASVVNPMADLDGNLHSLYQLLLALKSFEKRPEIIFLSSAGVYGNPRQLPVRESDVAAPMSPYGLHKHMGEELCEYYNRIHGYHIRSIRIFSAYGNGLRKQLLWDIYQKYQNTGRIELFGTGEETRDFIHVSDIMRAIDLILSYDGPEAVINVANGEEVSIRELAEIYAEKLGAPQNIVSFNGAVKEGDPRNWRADISLLRKLGYEKQMELSDGIAAYVDWAKAQD
- a CDS encoding glycosyltransferase family 4 protein yields the protein MKNYRILQIHNFYQIPGGEDVVVRNEKRLLEEHGHKVYTYYRSNSELNEKGIAGKLLLPFTAVFSLKTYREVKRLIRENNIDIVHVHNTLTMVSPSVFYAAFRCRVPVVQTLHNFRMLCPAGSFFRDNVICEECVAHGMHCAIRHKCYRNSKLQSFVSAAILQIHRFVGTYRKVNFICLTEFNRKKLLESLDTRREIVKADRVYIKPNFTFAEEIVPNEVQAEEEYFLFAGRVEALKGIDIAVKAFEKLPDKKLYVAGNGPMMEEMQTYVKEHHMDNVKFLGYLQKEEMSEKFYQAKAVIMTSQCYEAFAMTIAEAYSYGVPVIAGRVGNMEGMVKDGITGVKFTYNSSEDLAEKVRKFDTMDLSVLKKNARSFYADRLRPEDNYQKLIKIYEDISK
- a CDS encoding glycosyltransferase family 2 protein, translated to MRVLAIFTCYNRRELTKQSMELLGQNKNVTFDYVIVNDGSTDGTDEMLAAMPYEIDLINGDGGLFWNRGMYEAIEHAKKVHPDYEYYMLMNDDTKFVPGIFDEMLPLFAPDKVMVGAMCGDDGRMSYGGIKYVKGIKYKKYGPEAQDICFDTFNANCAIIPHDIFMKVSIDPFYQHSIGDFDYGLAISRMGYEIRIFPKFIGQCNDGSLKGTWQDESLPKMQRIKLKESRKGLPFRDWFHFLHKYFGLGTAIVRSITPYVRIILGTKTRYSGA
- a CDS encoding LicD family protein; its protein translation is MKRIEMSIEEIHEVTLAILKKIDAIAEEIGIRYFMAYGSLIGVVRHRGFIPWDDDLDMMMIREDYEKFLAYFEEHEQELVPYKIFNNRNNAGYPHMITRVCNVEYPIEVDNEISCGMGVFVDIYPIDPMGSDEKEWERVMHYRQQLIAGSYYASRIRFEKPGKSYRCLDRYLLYRYAKKRGLAYFLNKLESYKNRYRWEDSRYAGCIVWEPELFEKEYFEEVTRLPFCDMQVMVPKEYDRMLTTSYGDYMQLPPKEAQKPQHNYTAYRVEA
- a CDS encoding glycosyltransferase family 4 protein, coding for MIKAVFITNIPSPYRVDFFAYLQEHYPEYEFHVIFSGAGMENRKWSVELAELKNAHFLKSKTIIIRKRFDDRYIFLPVGVEKTLQEIHPDLVFAMEYNPTILRAVHWCQKKKIPFISWTDGTLNSEKNIGKVQRMSRSYIIKRAAAFVASSTASRQAQIAYGADEKKCFISYLTVDIQKYLQKKTEYGGRELLYVGSLIQRKGLDLLFPALAQTREDICLTIVGEGQEKEALMEQAKKLGITSRIRFLGYVEGEPLRELYHNADVFILPTREDCFGLVILEAMCASLPVISSKYADGAFDLVQEGENGCIIDPEDTAAFAAKIDQIFADEKRLAEMGQKSYEFAHAFSFQEVAKGCIDALHYVTGKA
- a CDS encoding glycosyltransferase, which codes for MSERMMAPVVLFTYNRPEHTKHTIEALAANELAEKTELFVFSDAAKKEADAAKVQEIREYVGTVQGFANVSLIVRKENYGLARNVIEGVTEIVNRYGRVIVLEDDLVTNRYFLRFMNDGLDRYEKEKQVTGVTGFSFLDDRTDYDSESYLCGLTGTSWSWATWADRWSYFDAEALGWEKLKTDTAYRRRFNYDNTYNFYQLLKMQKQDEKTNSWAIRWYYSTFLLDGLILAPTKSLVGNDGWDGSGVHCGGEAPTAVHALKTDRVITQFPDVIAEMPQIRKRLKKELIKISEPSRVKRIYHAVFRKNYIGQA
- a CDS encoding glycosyltransferase; translation: MRTICYVILNYKTYEEAAACAESILSTQTWKNMHIVIVDNGSGNGSEEWLAEHFIDEKRVRVIASGENLGFARGNNLGIRYAREHYDPDLIVAANSDILFEQPDFCERLFEIYDRKPYAILGADVVDATRTQHFNPVAEKRSYTLNYMRKQILSSWIRAMSYRMSKLFLGKKNGGDLSRGTGATREVDGEAVAADSRVGEEREGVLLHGCCLVFSRDFFKVYDGFWEGTFLYAEEEILYYLAAKSGLRMLYSPEVTCIHKEAVTTRKLYSDVCDAKIFYYTQITKSYRAFLGLMKESK
- a CDS encoding aminotransferase class I/II-fold pyridoxal phosphate-dependent enzyme, coding for MQAIILAAGMGKRLKELTQDNTKCMVKVDGISLIERALGQLDRLGLSKIVIVVGYEGQKLIDYIGTLAVQTPVVYINNEIYDKTNNIYSLALAKEYLLKEDTLLLESDIIFEEAVLRALVDDPRDTLALVDKYERWMDGTVVKLDEEDRIIEFVPGKKFKFSEQDSYYKTVNLYKFSREFARNRYVPFLEAYQKALGNNEYYEQVLSVISILDEPVIKAKRLHGERWYEIDDVQDLDIATTLFAESEDERVSLLGARYGGYWRYPKLLDFCYLVNPYFPPQKLKDELQANFDVLLTQYPSGMRVNALLAAKNFAVRPEHIVVGNGAAELIKEVMEQIGGNCGFIRPTFEEYPNRFPTERSVIFVPQTEDFSYTAEDVIAYFTAHPISCLVMINPDNPTGNYLDHGEQMKLLTWCDREQITLIWDESFSDFADEPDNQMLTEELLEQYPKLIVVKSISKSYGVPGLRLGVLASGNETLIADLKKRAVIWNINSFAEYYMQIAEKYKKDYVAAMEKFREERAWLAGELEQIAHMRVYPTQANYFMVELLDGRRSGDVVRELLVHEQILLKDLTGKIKCGDRQFLRIAIRNRVENERMVRALENILK